A window of Holophagales bacterium contains these coding sequences:
- a CDS encoding trypsin-like peptidase domain-containing protein — protein MSRHLLLPVVAVLLATAPSASAQRRDADAPRGESDLRRGAEDPRRSPIVRAVEQIGPSVVNISAERLVRRRASPLDYFGAQGDRARRSESLGSGVVLDASGIVVTNDHVISGASKIFVTTADGRELEAELLGADADNDLAVLKVDGRGLKPVRLGTTADLMIGETAIAVGNPFGLSNTVTTGIVSALQRTVKGDSRTYTDFIQTDAAINPGNSGGALCNVVGELIGINTAIVGGANTIGFAIPVERVRRIADDLLRFGEVKPVWIGVRGTTVTAERARPSARGLGMRIRSVYPSSPAEDAGLEPGDVVVSLNGRPVESREDFDTLLSAVAPGAPLTLETRRGERSRTASMKAARVPSDLGLEILRREIGISVAPARTGLVLTSVARESPADRKGLERGDALLGVNGRRVATLEDAARAVERGYGRSGLALAVGRGGYTYNVTFALD, from the coding sequence ATGTCAAGACACCTTCTCCTCCCCGTCGTCGCCGTCCTCCTCGCCACCGCACCGTCCGCATCCGCCCAGCGAAGAGACGCGGATGCGCCGAGGGGCGAATCGGACCTCCGTCGCGGGGCCGAGGACCCTCGCCGCAGTCCCATCGTCCGCGCCGTCGAGCAGATCGGCCCCTCGGTCGTGAACATCTCGGCCGAGCGGCTCGTGCGGCGCCGGGCCAGCCCCCTCGACTACTTCGGCGCCCAGGGAGACCGGGCGCGCCGGTCCGAATCGCTCGGCTCCGGGGTGGTACTCGACGCCTCGGGGATCGTCGTGACGAACGACCACGTCATATCCGGAGCCTCGAAGATCTTCGTGACGACGGCGGACGGCCGCGAGCTCGAGGCGGAGCTCCTCGGCGCCGACGCCGACAACGACCTCGCGGTCCTGAAGGTGGACGGCCGGGGACTGAAACCGGTGCGTCTCGGCACGACCGCGGACCTGATGATCGGCGAGACGGCGATCGCCGTGGGGAACCCCTTCGGCCTCTCGAATACCGTCACCACCGGCATCGTCTCCGCCCTCCAGCGGACGGTGAAGGGCGATTCGCGTACCTACACCGACTTCATCCAGACCGACGCGGCAATCAACCCGGGGAACTCCGGGGGGGCCCTCTGCAACGTCGTCGGCGAGCTGATCGGCATCAACACGGCGATCGTCGGCGGGGCGAACACCATCGGCTTCGCGATCCCCGTCGAGCGGGTCCGCAGGATCGCCGACGACCTCCTCCGCTTCGGGGAGGTCAAGCCCGTCTGGATCGGCGTGAGGGGAACGACCGTGACGGCCGAGCGGGCCCGTCCGAGCGCCCGGGGCCTCGGCATGCGCATCAGGTCCGTCTATCCCTCTTCCCCCGCCGAGGACGCGGGGCTGGAGCCGGGCGACGTCGTCGTCTCGCTGAACGGACGGCCCGTGGAATCGCGGGAGGACTTCGACACTCTTCTCTCCGCCGTCGCGCCCGGAGCGCCGCTGACGCTGGAGACCCGGCGCGGCGAGCGTTCCCGCACCGCGTCGATGAAGGCGGCGCGCGTACCGTCGGACCTCGGGCTCGAGATCCTCCGGCGGGAGATCGGCATCTCCGTGGCGCCGGCTCGCACCGGGCTCGTGCTGACCTCGGTGGCGCGCGAGTCCCCGGCCGACCGGAAGGGGCTCGAGCGGGGCGACGCCCTCCTGGGCGTCAACGGCCGGCGCGTCGCGACGCTCGAGGACGCCGCCCGCGCCGTCGAGCGCGGCTACGGACGCTCGGGACTGGCCCTGGCCGTCGGGCGCGGCGGGTACACGTACAACGTGACGTTCGCCCTCGACTGA
- a CDS encoding Rrf2 family transcriptional regulator — protein sequence MVEVSSNPGGERSAAELAGLLGLSRESVHQLLAPYVRAGLLVAVRGRTGGYRAGQNLSATPLAAVLAPFAGPSPDSEAVEGRAGLDRLVDALEAEAAGARLAVYQRLTVGELVRRVRAEREALDWEI from the coding sequence ATGGTAGAGGTGAGTTCGAACCCGGGCGGCGAGCGAAGCGCTGCCGAACTGGCAGGCCTTCTCGGCCTCTCGCGAGAATCGGTCCACCAGCTCCTGGCCCCGTACGTTCGAGCGGGGCTCCTCGTGGCCGTCCGAGGCCGAACGGGGGGATACCGGGCGGGGCAGAACCTCTCCGCAACGCCCCTCGCGGCCGTCCTGGCTCCCTTCGCCGGGCCCTCGCCGGACTCGGAAGCCGTCGAGGGCCGGGCCGGCCTGGACCGCCTCGTCGATGCCCTGGAAGCGGAGGCCGCCGGCGCGCGCCTCGCCGTCTATCAACGCCTCACGGTCGGCGAGCTGGTCCGGCGCGTGCGCGCCGAGCGCGAAGCCCTCGACTGGGAGATCTGA